The Syntrophorhabdus sp. genome includes the window CTTGTAGGCTTCGACGCGTTCCGTGTAGGTGACTCCCATGTTTACCGTGGTCCCCGTCATGGTTACGCTGTACCGCGGGCACTGTGCCCGCGCGCCGAAGGTTGAGAGCGGCGCCAGCAAGAGGATGATGATCATGAAGTATTTCATGGGACACCTCTTTTCACCAATGGTCATATTCGTTTGATGCTTGAGGTCAACGACACCGCTGTCTTTAGCGAACGGCGGCGCCGTATCTTGCCGCACGGGCCTCAATGGCCCTGGGGTGGATCTGGGCGGTCGAGGGTATCTTGCCGGAGACGTTCTCTATCCTGTCCGTGGTGGCGGGGTGTGTCGCGGTGATCCCGCCCCCCGATGATCCGCTCCTTTGCTCGAGCCGTTTGAGGAAGGACAGGATGGCGCGGGGGTCGTACCCGCACTTCGCGAGCGTCTGCGCGGCGGATTCGTCCGCCGCGTATTCCTGCGAGCGTCCATACCCGTTGACGACGAGGGTCTTGAAAACATCGTCGATGCTGCCCTCGAAGAGGCTGACGAGCTGGGAGACCTCACCGGAGGTGTAGTTGCGAGCCGCCGTGGTACCGATGACGGTGAGCGCCTCGGTCCAGCGAGCGCTCTTAATGGCGGCTATGCCGTCACGTTTGCATATATGCGCGACCTCGTGGGCAAGGACCGCGGCCAGTTCATCCTCGCTCGCCGTTGTCCGTATCATGCCGCTCGTGATGAAGATCGTCCCGCCGGGGGCGGCAAAGGCGTTTATCTCGTTCGTCTCGAGGATGGCGAAGTGGTATCCGCCGTAGGTGAAAGGTTTGTCGGAGTTGAGGGCGACGGTCCTTCCGATGAGATTGACGTAGCGCGTGAGCTGCGCGTTCGTCGTCAATTGATAGGACCCGAGTAT containing:
- a CDS encoding M48 family metalloprotease, which codes for MTVVDQTSKASRPITDEEEYYVGRAVAAKILGSYQLTTNAQLTRYVNLIGRTVALNSDKPFTYGGYHFAILETNEINAFAAPGGTIFITSGMIRTTASEDELAAVLAHEVAHICKRDGIAAIKSARWTEALTVIGTTAARNYTSGEVSQLVSLFEGSIDDVFKTLVVNGYGRSQEYAADESAAQTLAKCGYDPRAILSFLKRLEQRSGSSGGGITATHPATTDRIENVSGKIPSTAQIHPRAIEARAARYGAAVR